A genomic segment from Amphiura filiformis chromosome 10, Afil_fr2py, whole genome shotgun sequence encodes:
- the LOC140163285 gene encoding uncharacterized protein encodes MERNMKSKATRVANRKRPYKVTETSEKATGTSSNYHGHGYCPCVSHDVIPKKDASCQTEHIVGSYHRRNINEEKKSFVTYEQLRAEVLSDHGSLLEWCKDNNLIASKRSCPDCGKDMKWQLARDGRSDKYLWSCRRRVGGKQVSKEISIREGSIFEDSNLTIAEVIQFIYWWCCGLTQTQIKMQMGLNPTTTCSWHYKCRDICEYLVMEKPEKNGGPGKVVQIDESKIGKRKYNKGHLVEGQWVFGGIEEDGRGAFLVCVEERSQAVLLPIIQKWILPGTHIISDGWKAYCNLKNYGYMHSVVNHSQEWKNDEGETTNKIEGHWRQMKVHLPTHGRLKKHYPKYLGEFQYRYRYHGENLFRQFIGDISTAYPICHLI; translated from the exons ATGGAAAGAAATATGAAAAGTAAGGCAACAAGAGTGGCAAACAGGAAAAGACCTTATAAAGTTACTGAAACCAGTGAAAAGGCTACAGGTACTAGTAGCAACTATCATGGGCATGGTTACTGCCCATGTGTTAGTCATGACGTGATTCCAAAAAAAGATGCAAGTTGTCAGACAGAGCATATTGTTGGTAGTTACCATCGTCGCAATATTAATGAGGAAAAAAAATCCTTTGTAACTTATGAGCAATTAAGAGCAGAGGTTTTGTCTGATCATGGATCTTTATTAGAATGGTGTAAGGACAACAATTTAATTGCTTCTAAACGATCATGTCCAGATTGTGGGAAGGATATGAAATGGCAACTTGCTAGAGATGGAAGATCTGACAAATACTTGTGGAGTTGTAGACGTCGTGTTGGCGGAAAGCAGGTTTCTAAAGAGATATCTATTCGAGAAGGATCTATTTTTGAAGACAGCAACTTAACCATAGCAGAAGTGATACAATTCATATATTGGTGGTGTTGTGGACTCACGCAGACTCAAATAAAGATGCAGATGGGTTTAAATCCTACTACTACGTGTTCTTGGCACTATAAATGCCGCGATATTTGCGAGTACTTAGTTATGGAAAAGCCGGAAAAGAATGGAG GTCCGGGAAAGGTGGTGCAAATAGATGAAAGCAAGATCGGAAAGCGAAAGTACAATAAAGGACATTTAGTTGAAGGACAATGG GTGTTTGGTGGTATCGAAGAAGACGGAAGAGGTGCATTTCTTGTTTGTGTTGAAGAACGATCACAGGCCGTTCTCTTACCCATTATCCAGAAATGGATATTACCAGGCACACATATAATATCGGACGGATGGAAAGCGTACTGTAATTTAAAAAATTACGGATACATGCACAGTGTTGTCAACCATTCACAGGAATGGAAGAATGACGAAGGCGAGACTACCAACAAAATTGAAG GACATTGGCGTCAAATGAAGGTGCATCTTCCTACACATGGACGTTTGAAGAAACACTACCCGAAGTACCTAGGGGAATTTCAGTACAGATATAGATACCATGGAGAAAATTTGTTCAGACAATTTATTGGCGACATATCCACTGCATATCCAATATGTCATTTAATATGA
- the LOC140163286 gene encoding uncharacterized protein — MPSARSAAKLNSQPDETWALLQKRLIELPMDLTEFVSAEVAEFIELKSTASYTCPGYTLVSLVAVAAFLISLGAEIQTTPGMTTKPVLYSLICGPPTTGKSQALKIAALHPLQMIEDAAKDEASTFLLEKVSPSGLSTYLSQQKKCFILSTEMADVFTNLMKPSDESRFSVSTLCQLFSGEKITLDYATQRRRNIPENCPFGILGGIQLKPTVLLSHTIASQGSGLLDRLMICVPHCLPPKMEAARAATDTLATKTFTTDFVQCIKEIHKAHPFSEEQPNLIYTFGPEALNHLQSLHGEFTDQLLEAIKEGKPTPASKHIELIQRVAVALFVLDNTLRTIINNTQITFAKIIPILYIKRAAAYVTHWENQKDIIVKEYQNATKDLTTYEMGAIVTIKVRHARPIDIYIKPEAANTTYNKVDELEIPIAPAFLETKLKQPSPPSITKNMKDELVSKDHIARDKFNE, encoded by the exons ATGCCGTCTGCACGGTCAGCAGCAAAGTTGAACTCCCAACCAGATGAAACATGGGCATTACTTCAGAAGCGATTAATTGAACTGCCAATGGACTTAACTGAATTTGTTTCAGCTGAAGTTGCCGAGTTCATTGAACTCAAATCAACAGCATCATATACTTGCCCAGGGTATACCCTTGTCTCTCTCGTAGCAGTGGCAGCTTTCTTGATCAGTCTTGGAGCAGAAATTCAGACTACACCAGGAATGACTACCAAGCCTGTCTTGTACAGTCTGATTTGCGGTCCACCAACCACTG GCAAGTCACAAGCCCTCAAGATAGCTGCACTTCATCCCTTACAAATGATAGAAGACGCTGCAAAAGATGAAGCTTCTACCTTCCTTCTGGAAAAGGTATCTCCAAGTGGCCTGTCAACATACCTTTCGCAACAGAAAAAATGCTTCATACTTAGCACCGAAATGGCTGATGTATTCACGAATCTGATGAAACCAAGTGACGAGTCGAGGTTTTCAGTGTCAACCCTCTGCCAACTGTTTAGTGGAGAGAAGATCACTCTGGACTATGCAACCCAACGTCGTCGAAATATACCCGAAAACTGCCCCTTCGGCATACTAGGCGGCATACAACTCAAACCAACAGTCCTTTTATCCCATACCATTGCTAGCCAAGGTTCAGGACTTTTAGACAGGCTCATGATTTGTGTACCACATTGTCTTCCCCCCAAGATGGAAGCGGCAAGGGCAGCAACAGACACCTTGGCAACCAAAACTTTCACGACCGATTTCGTACAATGCATCAAGGAAATTCATAAGGCGCACCCCTTCTCTGAAGAGCAACCAAATTTGATTTATACGTTCGGCCCAGAAGCACTCAACCATTTGCAATCCCTACACGGTGAATTTACCGACCAATTACTGGAAGCTATAAAGGAAGGAAAACCAACTCCAGCTTCCAAACACATCGAACTCATACAAAGAGTAGCTGTAGCTCTCTTTGTTCTGGACAACACACTCAGAACTATCATCAACAACACCCAAATAACATTTGCAAAGATAATTCCTATCTTATATATCAAACGTGCTGCAGCATACGTTACCCACTGGGAAAATCAGAAAGATATCATTGTCAAG GAATATCAAAACGCTACCAAAGACCTTACCACTTATGAAATGGGGGCAATAGTAACGATCAAAGTAAGACATGCCCGTCCAATAGACATTTACATAAAGCCCGAAGCAGCAAACACCACCTACAACAAAGTCGACGAATTGGAGATACCGATAGCACCAGCTTTCCTGGAAACCAAGCTTAAACAACCGTCACCTCCATCGATCACGAAAAACATGAAAGACGAACTAGTTAGCAAAGACCACATTGCACGAGACAAATTTAATGAATAG